GGCCGGCGCCGGGACCGCCGCCGCCGTGCGGCGTGGAGAAGGTTTTGTGCAGATTGATGTGGAGCACGTCCACTCCCATGTCGCCCGGCTTGGCGACCCCCATGAGGGCGTTCAGGTTGGCGCCGTCCAGATAGACCAGCCCGCCGCGCTTGTGCACCACGTCGGCGATCGCCTGAATGTTCTTTTCGAAGACGCCGAGCGTGTTCGGATTGGTGATCATCAGCGCGGCGACGCTGTCGTCCATCACCTGCTCGACCGCCGCCGCCTCGATGATGCCCTGCTTGTTGGAGCCGACCTGGATGACTTCGTAGCCGCACAAGGTCGAGCTGGCGGGATTGGTGCCGTGCGCGGTGTCGGGGACGATGATCTTCCGGCGCGGGTTGCCGCGCTCGCCAAGGCAGGCGCGGATAACCATTAATCCGGTCAACTCCCCTTGCGCCCCGGCCGCCGGCTGCAGCGTGACGTGATCCATGCCGGATATCTCGGCGAGCCAGCCTTCGAGCCGGTGGAGCAGCTCCAGCGCGCCTTGCAGCAGCTCCGGCGGCGCCAGCGGATGAATCAAAGAAAATCCCGGCAGGCGCGCCACGACTTCGTTGACCTTGGGGTTGTACTTCATCGTGCAGGAGCCGAGCGGATAGAACTCGCTCTCGATCGAGAAGTTGAGATGCGAGAGACGCGTGAAGTGACGCAAGACTTCGAGCTCGCCCATTTCCGGGAAGCCCGCTATCTCCTCGCGCAGCAGCTCGGGCGGAAGGCCGATGGGACCTTTCTCCTCGGGCCAGAAAAAGCCGCTTCTCCCCGGCGAGCCGCCCTCGAAGATCAAAAGAGGGCTGGAACGGCGTCCGTCAGCGTCCTTGGAAGTTTCGGACAAGTTTCTCGATCTCCTCTTCTTCGTTCATTTCGGTCACGCAGACGAGCAGGCTGTCTTCAAGCTCGGGATACCATTCGGACAGGGAGATGCCCGGCACCATCTTGTCGGAGATAAAGCGAGCGCGCCGGCCAGCCCACCCGCTCGCCTTTAGGACGAACTCGTTGAAAAAAGGCCCGCTGAAGACGGGAGTGAGACCGGCCTCTTTGACAAGGCGTTCTTTCGTCCGGTGGGCGCGCGCCGCGTTGACTTCGGCGATGCGGCGCATGCCGTTTTTTCCCAGCATGGACATGTAGACGGTCGCCGCCAGCGCGCAGAGGCTCTGGCTCGTGCAAATGTTTGACGTGGCCTTTTCGCGCCGGATGTGCTGCTCGCGCGTGGAGAGCGTCAAGACGAACCCACGCCGGCCCTCGCCGTCGACGGTTTCGCCGACGAGCCTCCCCGGCAGGCTGCGCACGAATTTTTTCTGCGCGGCAAAAAAGCCGAAACCCGGCCCGCCGAGCGTCATCGGCACGCCGAGGCTTTGGCCTTCGCCGACGGCAATATCCGCGCCGTACGCTCCCGGCGGCTTCAAAAGCGCGAGCGAGAGCGGCTCGCTCGTAACCGTCGCCAGCAGCGCGCCGGAGCGGTCGCACGCCGCGCGAAGCGGCACGAGGTCCTCGATCACGCCGAAAAAGTTGGGATAACCCGCGACGACGCACATCGCCTTGTCGTCCAGCGCCTTGGCGACAAACTCCGCGTCGGTCGCGCCGCTTTTCGTGAATGGGACTTCGACCAGCTCGACGCCCTGCAGATTTTTAAGATACGTCGCGATGACGCTGCGGTACTGCGGATGCAGCGCGCGCGAGACGAAAACCCGGCCCCTGCCGTCTTGCAGCCGTCGCGCCATGAGCACGGCCTCCGCGACCGCCGACGCGCCGTCGTAAACTCCGGCGTTCGCGACTTCCATTCCGGTCAACTGGCAGATCAGCGTCTGGAACTCGTACATCGCCGTGAGCGTTCCTTGGCTCACTTCAGGTTGGTAGGGCGTGTAGGAAGTGGAAAACTCCGAGCGCGAGATGATCGCGTCGACGGCGCTGGGGATCGCGTGATGGTAGATTCCGCCGCCGAGAAAGAAGCTCCAGTCCTGGGCGCTGGCGTTCTTCGCCGCGAGCGCGGCCATCTGTCTTTTGACCGCGACCTCGGTCAAACCTTCCGGCAGGGAGATTTTCGCCTTCTCTCTAAGCGAGCGGGGAATGTGCTCGATCAGTTCTTCGATCCGTGAGAGGCCGATCGTTTGGAGCATCCGCTCCTTGTCGGCGGGAGTATGCGGGGTATAGCGCATGAAAAGATCCTATTTGTCCTCATCCTCATCTTCATCTTCTCCGTTATCCTCGTCGTCGTCCTCCTCCTCTTCGTCCCCTTCTTTTTGCTGCTCGATGTATTCGGCGTACTCTTCCGCGCTCATCAAATCTTTTAGATCGTCCTTGTCCGTCATCTCGACCTTGATCATCCAGCCGTCGCCGTAGGGATCGTCGTTGATGGTCTCGGGGCTCTCCGGCAGCGTGTCGTTGACCTCGACGACGGTGCCGCCGACCGGCGCAAAGACGTCGGAGACGGCCTTGACCGATTCGACGGCGCCGAACGGATCGTCCTTCACGACTTTCTCGCCGATTTCGGGAAGCTCGACGTAAACGACGTCGCCCAGCTCGTGCTGGGCGAATTCCGTGATCCCGATGATCGCGATCTTGTCCTCCACCAACACCCACTCGTGCTCTTTGGAATATTTGAGCCCCTCTGGAAACTCCATCGTTCTTCCTCCTTAAAGCTATTTCACCTGGCGGCGATAGAAGGGCAAGGGCACGATCCGCGCCGCGGCGCGGCGTTCCCGGATTTCCACCTCGACGCTGTCACCGGCGGCCGCATCCTCGGCGCGAACGTAAGCCATCGCGATGGCCTTTCCGAGCGTAGGCGATTTCGTTCCGCTCGTCACTTCGCCGCTGCGCGCGCTCCCTTTGAAAACCGGATAATGGCTGCGCGCGATGCCGGGATCGGTCATCTCCAAACCGACGAGCTTGCGGCGGACCCCTTCCTCTTTCTGCTTTAGCAACGGATCGCGCCCGAGAAAAGAGCCCTTGGAAAATTTCACCACCCAGTCGAGGCCCGCTTCCAGCGGCGTCGTGGAATCGTCGAGCTCATGCCCGTAGAGCGGCAGGGCACGCTCGAGGCGAAGCGTGTCCCGCGCGCCGAGGCCGGCCGGCTGGAGCCCGTCTTCGCTTCCCGCTTGCATGAGAACATCCCACAATTTTTCTCCGTCCGGCGCCTCGCAAAAAATCTCGAAGCCGTCTTCGCCGGTATAGCCGGTGCGCGCCACCAGAGACTCGATCCCGCCCACCGCGGCGAAAAAAAAATAAAACGTCTTCAGCTCTGCGAGGCGCGGGGAAGTCAATCGTTGCAAGATATTCTCCGCCAGGGGTCCTTGGAGCGCGAGCTGGACGTAGCGGGCGCTGGTATCTTCTACCTTGACCTTGCCGGCGCCGTGCTTCTCGATCCAGTCGAAGTCCTTGTCCGTGTTCGAGGCGTTGACGCAAATGAAAACGTGATCCGCCTTGAGGGGGTAGATCACGATATCGTCGACGGTACCGCCGTTATCATTCAGCAGCAGGTTGTACTGAGCTTGTCCCGGCTTTAAACGCGAGAGATCGTTGGGCGTTAACGTCTGGCAAAAATCCACGGCGCCCGCGCCCCGGACCTCGACCTCTCCCATGTGGCTCACGTCGAAAAGCCCGGCGCGCCCGCGCACGGCCAAATGTTCTTCGATCACCCCCCTGTATTGGACCGGCATGTCCCAGCCGGCAAACTCGACCATCTTCGCCCCCAGGCGCCGATGAACGGAGTTAAGCGGAGTCTTTTTTCGGACCTGGGGTGTGGCTGGCGCGTTCACGCGGGCTTAACCTTCCCGCTGCAGCGATTCCTTTGCCGCCCTCAACGTATTGAACAGAAGCATGCAGATCGTCATGGGCCCGACGCCGCCCGGCACCGGCGTGATGGCCGAGGCACGCTCCTTGGCGCTTTCGAATTCCACGTCGCCGGACAGCTTGCCGCTGGGAAGGCGGTTGATGCCGACGTCGATCACCACCGCGCCCGGCTTGATCCAGTCGCCGCGGATCATCGCCGCTTTGCCGACCGCCGCGACCACGATATCGGCGCGGCCAACCTCGTCCTTGAGATGGGCGGTGCGCGAATGGCAGATGGTGACGGTCGCGTGCTTTTCCAAGAGCATGATGGCGACCGGCTTCCCCACGATGTTGCTCCGGCCCACCACGGTCGCGTTCTTTCCCTTGGGATCGCAGCGCGCGGACTCCAGGAGCTTCATGATTCCCATCGGCGTGCACGGCCTGAAGCCCTCGCCGCCGGCGAGCAACAGCCCCTGGTTCACCGGATGAAATCCATCGATGTCTTTCTGCGGCGACACCGCGTTGAGCACGCGCTCGGCGCGGACGTGCGCCGGCAGCGGCAGCTGGACCAGAATGCCGTGGATCTCGTCCTTGCGATTCAGCTTTTGGATCAAAGAAAGGATCTCTTTTTCCGAAACCGACTCGGGAAGAAGATGCTCTTCGGAACGGATGCCGACTTCCTTGCAGGCCTTTTCTTTATTTTTCACGTAGAGATGAGACGCGGGATCGTCGCCGACCAACACCACGCCCAATCCCGGGACCATGCCCCATCTCCGCTTCAGGCCATCGACCTCTGCTTTGATCTCGGCTTGAATCTCTCGCGCGACGGCTTTGCCGTCGATGATCGTCGCCATGAAATTCCCCGATCAAGTCTCTATACAGGAAAAATATTTTTTGTAAAGAGGAAAACTTGACAATCCGGCGCGCGCGTCGATAGATTCTCCGCAGCGGGAGAAACCGCGATGACTTTGCTATTGAACAACGCCGAGATCGCCCGGCTGATCGATGTGCGCGACTGCATTGCGCTGCTCACGACGGCTATCGCGAGCACGGTCTCGGCCGCGCCGCGCACCGGAGACGCAGCAACATCGTGGTGCCGACGTGAAAGCAGGCGGTAGGCGCGGCACTGCACCATCGGCCGCAGTCGGAAGCCTCGCCCCTGAGGAACCAAAGATATTATTATTTTACGAGGCCGACTTCGACGCGGTCGTTTCCCACCAGTTCTTGTCGAGATCGCTGAAGATAAACGAAACGTCGCCGTTTTTTTCTTCCAGATCCCAAACTTCCGTGATTCCGTACTTCTTACCGTCGGCGGAGAATTCGCGGTGCGCGTCCTGGACGTCGGCCAGCGTGGCGAGCTTGAGCGTGAAGCGGTTGACGGGCGCCAAATAATCGCGGTGCCCGTTCATCGGCAAGACCACGATGTACCACGGAGTCGAAGGATGCTTGATGTAGCTCGACTGTCTTCCGCCGCCGACGATGTCGAGGCCGAGTACCTCTTTGTAAAAACGGTCGCTCGCCTCCTTGTTGTCGCATTGGAGCGTGCCGTGGGACATCGCCTGCGGGACGTACCCTCTTCCCGGAAACCGATCTTCCGGCATGAGCTGTTTCCAGGGCGTCGCGGCGATGCGACGGCCGTGTTGGACCGCATTCGGGTTGTAGTACTCGATTTCCAGATCGTTGCCTCCTGGCTCTTTGAAATAAACCGAGTAGGCGAAGTGCGCCTCGTGCGGCTTGGTCACCGATTTGATGCCGTACTTCGCTTTATGGTCGTCGAGGTAGCTATAGGCCGCGGGGATCTCCTTGGAATTCGCAACTCGAAAGCCGTAATGGTTGTTGTGCGGCTTGCTGCGCGCATTAGGCCCGCCCTCGTGCACGATCAGGAGCCAATCGGTGTTGGGATGCTTGACGACGGCTTCGCCGTTGTTGCGTTTTAGTATCTCTAAAGCCAATAGATCGGTGAAGATCGGCAGCGTCTCGTCGAGAGAGCGGCATTCGTAGTGTCCGTGAATCAGTCCTACAGGCCGGAGCATGGCAGCCCTCCTTCTATGCTTGCTGTCTACTTTTAAAATTTTTAATTGAAACCACCCCAGGTGTCAACCAACGAACCATTTCCGATTTTAGATTTTTGATTTTCGATTCAATCCAAAATCGGCAATCCAAAATCTAAAATGAGACCGCCCTATTGGCTCGCGATGAGGGGCAGGCGCTGTCCGCAGCCTACTTCATCATCACCGTGGCGCCGGACTTCGCGCAGGCTTCGTCGAATACGCGCCGGATCTCCGGGTCTTCGTCCTCGTACTCGATCTGCATGCCTCCGTCTTTGATCGATACGTCCGACTTGATCTTTCCCGGTACGAGCTTGTGGCGGCGGCTTAGCATCTTGAGCGCTAGATACCGCGCGGGCTTGTTGCCCGAGTTGAAATGCTGATGAAACCAATTTTCCGGCGGAACAACGAGGGAGCCGGGGTTCCAGTCAAAACGCATTCGCTCAGCACCCTCGGGCCACATGAAAGAGTAACCTTTTCCGGAAAGGATCATGACGTGCGCCCCCGGTCCATGGCGGTGCGCTTTTTTATAGATGCCGACGGGAAACTCGGATACATGCGCGCCCATCGTGCTTTCGGCCAGCTCGAAGAAAATCGTTCGGTTGCCCTTGCCGCGCTCGTGCCACGCGACCGGCTCGATGTTGATCGCGTCGGCAACGAAGTTCGTCTCCAGAACGCGATCCTTATATAACCTTCCTCTTCCAGCGAAGTAGCCGTCCTCGCCTTTGAACCGGTCTGAGAAGACGTAAGGGTTGTTCATGATGAAATCTTCCGAGTGAAACAGGTTGAAGACGAGCGGCGCGCTGGTTACGGAAATGAGCCGCGCCTCGCGGTCGCCCTGACCATTGAAGTGCTGGTAAGAAGCGTTCAAGGGAATCGCGAAGAGACTTCCCTTCTGCCACTCGAAGCTCTGCTTGGGCCCGTTATCCTGCCACATCGTCGTCGCCCCGCGGCCGTCGAGGATATAGACCAGCTCCTCGAACAGATGGCGCTGCGGCCTGAGACTTTTTCCCGGCGCGATGCTGCAAACGTAAGCGTCGTCGAGATAGCCGGTCCCTGCGAGATTGATGAAGACGCCGTTGCCGCCCATTCTCTCCCACCACTTGAGCGGAACTTCGTAAACGTTCTCGACACCGAAGCCCTTGACGACATCGATGCCCTGCGACGCCGCCCAACGATCGTAGGGCGTGTCCATGCGCTCAGCGGTGCTGTCGACGCGCTCGTAAGCGGGTGAGCCTTCAGCTTGCATTCCTCAATCTCCTTCGTGAATTCCCCACGCACTCGGCCGTTTCTTCGTGACCTTCGTGTCCTTCGTGGTTAAATCCCTTCTCACCACGAAGAGCCTAGCGCGCCGCAGCCGCAACCAAAACTCGGACGTCTCGCGCAAAGACGCAAAGGCGCAAAGGTAAACGAAAACAATTCCGAACTTAGCGTCTTGGCGTCTTGGCGCGAGTAAATTCCCGCGTCCCAGAGTTCCGGGCCGTCGAGAGATTTGCGCAAACCGCGAAAACTTTTTAATCATAGTATTACGAAGCACACGAAGTTCGAAAATATAGTCCATAGCTCCATTATTTGCCCTTGAACGGCTTCACGTCTTGAAAGCCGTGCTCGGAGATGTCGAAGAAGTTGCCGTCGGGGTCCGAGGCGCGCAGCTCGGCGTAGGGACGGCCTTTGGGACGAAACTTGGGGGGATTCGACACCTCGAGCTTCCGGATCTTATCGACTATCTTGTCCACGCTATCCACGAGAAAGCCGAAGTGATAGAGACCGCTCCGCGCCTGCTGGTCCGTGTTCGGCAGGATCGCGAGGTTGAAATAACCGTCGGTCAAATACACGGGCCCGTCTTCGCCGCGCGGCCGGTGCAGCTCCTCGAGGCCGAAAACTTCTTTATAGAAGTTGGCAAGCTTCGCCGGATTTTCCGTCTTGATCGCGAGGTGGCGGATTTGCGCCATGGTATTCTCCTTCCGACTGCGGAATCATTTATAAACGGAATCGATAAACCCGCTGCGTTCCAATTCTTCGACGATCGATAGATCGACCAGCCGCTCGGCCTTGAGATCGATCTTCTTGCCGCCGATGCCGGCGTCGATCACCTGTTGAATCCCTTTCAGAGTCGGACGCGGCACTCTCTGGAGGTCGCCGGAATATTCGCGCCAGGTGGCTTCGAGAATCTGGTCGTCTTTCAACTGCGCGTATTTGGAGAGCACTTTTTTGGCGAACTCCTTGTCCGTCTTGTAGCGATGCATGCCGCGGATGAATGCCCGCATGAACTTGACCGCCGTCGGCCGCCGCTGCGCGATGTAACCGCGCGTCGTGATCACGCTCCCGGTGTTTTCCTCCATGGGCAGATCGACCAGCTCTCGCATGCCGAGCTGAATGGCTTTCAGGTGCAGCGGGAAGGACATTCTCTGGGCGTAGATTTTTCCGCCCGCCATGGCGGCGAGCCCTTCCGGCTGGCCGCCGGTCTGAACGATGGATACGTCTTTGTTGGGATCGAGGCCGCCTTTTTCCAGGATCAGGCGAAGAACGAAATCCGACGTCGAGCCGAAGCTCGTGATGCCGACGGTCTTTCCTTTGAGATCCTTGACGTCCTTGATCTCCGCACGTGTGATGAGGTGATGGCGGTTCACCGGGCTGATCGACGCGATAATAACCGCGTCGCTTCCCTGGAGGACCGCGGGAACGACGGCCGGCTCGCCGGCGTGAATGAATTGCCCGCTGCCGCCGATCAGCGCCGCGACGATTCTCGTGCTGCCGCCGACGCGCACCAGCTCGACGGCGAGCCCCTCGTCGTCGAAATACTTCGCCTCTTTGGCGAT
Above is a genomic segment from Candidatus Binatia bacterium containing:
- a CDS encoding VOC family protein; protein product: MLRPVGLIHGHYECRSLDETLPIFTDLLALEILKRNNGEAVVKHPNTDWLLIVHEGGPNARSKPHNNHYGFRVANSKEIPAAYSYLDDHKAKYGIKSVTKPHEAHFAYSVYFKEPGGNDLEIEYYNPNAVQHGRRIAATPWKQLMPEDRFPGRGYVPQAMSHGTLQCDNKEASDRFYKEVLGLDIVGGGRQSSYIKHPSTPWYIVVLPMNGHRDYLAPVNRFTLKLATLADVQDAHREFSADGKKYGITEVWDLEEKNGDVSFIFSDLDKNWWETTASKSAS
- a CDS encoding ABC transporter substrate-binding protein, producing MALGIVIALLFCLGHLLSSHAGAQERIAFLYPSPAGSWLAPMIAKEAKYFDDEGLAVELVRVGGSTRIVAALIGGSGQFIHAGEPAVVPAVLQGSDAVIIASISPVNRHHLITRAEIKDVKDLKGKTVGITSFGSTSDFVLRLILEKGGLDPNKDVSIVQTGGQPEGLAAMAGGKIYAQRMSFPLHLKAIQLGMRELVDLPMEENTGSVITTRGYIAQRRPTAVKFMRAFIRGMHRYKTDKEFAKKVLSKYAQLKDDQILEATWREYSGDLQRVPRPTLKGIQQVIDAGIGGKKIDLKAERLVDLSIVEELERSGFIDSVYK
- the gcvPB gene encoding aminomethyl-transferring glycine dehydrogenase subunit GcvPB, which gives rise to MSETSKDADGRRSSPLLIFEGGSPGRSGFFWPEEKGPIGLPPELLREEIAGFPEMGELEVLRHFTRLSHLNFSIESEFYPLGSCTMKYNPKVNEVVARLPGFSLIHPLAPPELLQGALELLHRLEGWLAEISGMDHVTLQPAAGAQGELTGLMVIRACLGERGNPRRKIIVPDTAHGTNPASSTLCGYEVIQVGSNKQGIIEAAAVEQVMDDSVAALMITNPNTLGVFEKNIQAIADVVHKRGGLVYLDGANLNALMGVAKPGDMGVDVLHINLHKTFSTPHGGGGPGAGPVGVKAFLGDYLPIPRIEKKDGAYELRSDFPKSVGRVRSFFGNFGILARAYTYMVSLGSDGLEEVSRMALLNANYVRKKLESAFQLASTEPCMHECVFTDRLQQKQGVSTLDIAKRLLDYGFHPPTIYFPLVVSGALMIEPTETETRETLDSFVEAMLAIADEAKGNPALVKSAPHTTPVGRLDEARAARRPVLRWETHRN
- the gcvPA gene encoding aminomethyl-transferring glycine dehydrogenase subunit GcvPA, which gives rise to MRYTPHTPADKERMLQTIGLSRIEELIEHIPRSLREKAKISLPEGLTEVAVKRQMAALAAKNASAQDWSFFLGGGIYHHAIPSAVDAIISRSEFSTSYTPYQPEVSQGTLTAMYEFQTLICQLTGMEVANAGVYDGASAVAEAVLMARRLQDGRGRVFVSRALHPQYRSVIATYLKNLQGVELVEVPFTKSGATDAEFVAKALDDKAMCVVAGYPNFFGVIEDLVPLRAACDRSGALLATVTSEPLSLALLKPPGAYGADIAVGEGQSLGVPMTLGGPGFGFFAAQKKFVRSLPGRLVGETVDGEGRRGFVLTLSTREQHIRREKATSNICTSQSLCALAATVYMSMLGKNGMRRIAEVNAARAHRTKERLVKEAGLTPVFSGPFFNEFVLKASGWAGRRARFISDKMVPGISLSEWYPELEDSLLVCVTEMNEEEEIEKLVRNFQGR
- a CDS encoding VOC family protein codes for the protein MAQIRHLAIKTENPAKLANFYKEVFGLEELHRPRGEDGPVYLTDGYFNLAILPNTDQQARSGLYHFGFLVDSVDKIVDKIRKLEVSNPPKFRPKGRPYAELRASDPDGNFFDISEHGFQDVKPFKGK
- the folD gene encoding bifunctional methylenetetrahydrofolate dehydrogenase/methenyltetrahydrofolate cyclohydrolase FolD, with product MATIIDGKAVAREIQAEIKAEVDGLKRRWGMVPGLGVVLVGDDPASHLYVKNKEKACKEVGIRSEEHLLPESVSEKEILSLIQKLNRKDEIHGILVQLPLPAHVRAERVLNAVSPQKDIDGFHPVNQGLLLAGGEGFRPCTPMGIMKLLESARCDPKGKNATVVGRSNIVGKPVAIMLLEKHATVTICHSRTAHLKDEVGRADIVVAAVGKAAMIRGDWIKPGAVVIDVGINRLPSGKLSGDVEFESAKERASAITPVPGGVGPMTICMLLFNTLRAAKESLQREG
- a CDS encoding ethanolamine ammonia lyase-activating protein, giving the protein MQAEGSPAYERVDSTAERMDTPYDRWAASQGIDVVKGFGVENVYEVPLKWWERMGGNGVFINLAGTGYLDDAYVCSIAPGKSLRPQRHLFEELVYILDGRGATTMWQDNGPKQSFEWQKGSLFAIPLNASYQHFNGQGDREARLISVTSAPLVFNLFHSEDFIMNNPYVFSDRFKGEDGYFAGRGRLYKDRVLETNFVADAINIEPVAWHERGKGNRTIFFELAESTMGAHVSEFPVGIYKKAHRHGPGAHVMILSGKGYSFMWPEGAERMRFDWNPGSLVVPPENWFHQHFNSGNKPARYLALKMLSRRHKLVPGKIKSDVSIKDGGMQIEYEDEDPEIRRVFDEACAKSGATVMMK
- the gcvT gene encoding glycine cleavage system aminomethyltransferase GcvT, which encodes MNAPATPQVRKKTPLNSVHRRLGAKMVEFAGWDMPVQYRGVIEEHLAVRGRAGLFDVSHMGEVEVRGAGAVDFCQTLTPNDLSRLKPGQAQYNLLLNDNGGTVDDIVIYPLKADHVFICVNASNTDKDFDWIEKHGAGKVKVEDTSARYVQLALQGPLAENILQRLTSPRLAELKTFYFFFAAVGGIESLVARTGYTGEDGFEIFCEAPDGEKLWDVLMQAGSEDGLQPAGLGARDTLRLERALPLYGHELDDSTTPLEAGLDWVVKFSKGSFLGRDPLLKQKEEGVRRKLVGLEMTDPGIARSHYPVFKGSARSGEVTSGTKSPTLGKAIAMAYVRAEDAAAGDSVEVEIRERRAAARIVPLPFYRRQVK
- the gcvH gene encoding glycine cleavage system protein GcvH, which codes for MEFPEGLKYSKEHEWVLVEDKIAIIGITEFAQHELGDVVYVELPEIGEKVVKDDPFGAVESVKAVSDVFAPVGGTVVEVNDTLPESPETINDDPYGDGWMIKVEMTDKDDLKDLMSAEEYAEYIEQQKEGDEEEEDDDEDNGEDEDEDEDK